The Pseudomonas fluorescens nucleotide sequence GGCAAGTCGAGTCCTCGACTTGCCCCGCGATGCTTTTCGCCGTTATTTAACAGTAACGGTGATCTTCTTCGACTCGACGCTCGGCTTGAACGGCACGTGGAACTTGTCGCCCAGCACCAGCTGCAAGGTGTGCTTGCCCGGAGTCAGGGTCAGCTTGACCTCGGTCTGCGCCTTGCCGAAGTGCAGCACTTGCGGGCCGGCCGCCAGTGGTGCGTTGTTTTCCGGCAGCAGGCTGGTTGGCAGCACCTGGTCGGCCGCAGGTTCTTTGTCGACGTCCACCAGCAAGTGATGGTGACCGGTGTGCGGGGTCTGATCACCGGCTGGTTTGAGCTCCATGCCCTCGATGCCGAACTTGACGGTGAAGGTCTTGTCGACCGTAGCGCCATCGGCCGGGGAAACGATGAAGACCTTGGCGTCTTTTGGCGGCTCCTGGCTCTTGAGGCCATCGGCGGCAGCGGCAAAGGCCGAGACACCCATCAGCAATCCGGCGACCGCTGCACGCGAAAATAGGCTTTTCATTCACTTCTCCTGTGTTTTACTTCAATAACCTTTGCCACTAAACGAACGGCAACGGTGGATTACCATAGTCCAAATGCGTCAAAACATGTTTAACAACCGCGACAGAAAAAATTTCGCCGCCGGTTAAACATCCTCCACCTGACGTGGTCTTAAGTTGCGTTCGACCGTGACAAACACAGAAAGTCGCGGCGACTCGATTTCACTGCCAAGCATTCAAGGGGCTAAAATGCGTTTTGCCATTGGGGTACTACTTGCCACCCTGCTCAGCCCATGGGCACAGGCCGAGCTGATCGACGACGTCAACGACCGCGGTGAACTGCGCATTGCCGTAGAAGCCAACATGGCGCCGTTCAGTTTCAAGGAAAACGACAAACTCAGCGGTTTTGAAGTCGAACTTGGGCAATTGCTGGCCAATGAACTCGATGTGCGTGCCGAATTTGTCGTGGTTGAATCCAAGGACGTGCTGCAAGGCGTCGAAAGCGGCAGTTACGACATCGCCCTCAACCACATCGCCGCTACCCCAGAGCTCAAAGAGCGTCTGGATTTCAGCGAACCCTACGCCTATTCCAGCGCCCAACTGATTGTGCGCAAGGAAGAAAAGCGCCCACTGAGCACCCTCGCAGCGCTCAAGGGCCATAGCCTGGGCGTGGTCCAGGGCAGCCAGTTCGCCGAACAGGCACGGGTGGTGGAAGGCGTGGACCTGCGCAGTTACCCGGATGCCAAGCAGCCGATCAAGGATGTGGCCAACGACCAGATCGATGCCGCGATCAGCGACCGTTTGCTGGTGCCGTATGCCATTCGCGACAGCCAGCAGCCCGTCAGCAAAGGCGCCACAGTGGGCCCGATCCTGAGCCTGGCGATTCCGTTCCAGAAGGGTAACCCGGCGTTCCAGAACTCCCTGGACGGCGCGCTGCAGCGAATCAAGGCCGATGGCCGGCTGAGCGAGTTGTCGCAGAAGTGGTTCGGCATGGATGCGAGCAAGCCGCCGAAGCAGTAAACGAGTGGGGCTGCTTCGCAGCCCATCGCTGGCAAGCCAGCTTCCACAGGTGCTGCATGCACTGGCCCTTGTGGGAGCTGGCTTGCCAGCGATGAGGCCTTCGAATCAAAGCTGCTTCAGAGCCAACTCCGCCGCCTCAAGCTCCAGCTCACTGAACACCTGCACCCCTGCGCGCCGCAGCAACGCGGTGGTCACGCCCTCTCCCGCCACTTTGGCGCCGCTGAAAGTGCCGTCATAGGTCAACGCATTGCCGCACGACGGGCTGCCGGATTTGAGCACCGCAATGCCGATGCCATGGCGGCGTACCAGCGCCAGCGCCAACTGAGCTCCAGCCAGGAACTGCGCACTGACATCCTCACCCGTGACGGTCAGAACCTGCGTATCGCCATCAAGCACCGCAGCACCCTGGCCACCCGGGATCTCCGCCGGCGGCCGTGGCGTTGGCAAGCCGCCAGCCACCTCGGGGCACAACGGCACGACCCGCCCCTCGGCCTGCCACTGCTGGAGTAAATCCGGATGGCCGCTGGCGCGTCCGTCATAGCGTACCGGCTGGCCGAGCAGGCAGGCACTGACCAGAACCTTGTGCATCTCAGAACGGCTCGTTGCCACGGCGGCGGAACCAGCCGGTCAGCGACAGGCGATCGCGATGGGCCGGCAACACCTCATGGGGGACTTCGCCTGACAGGAACACCACCAGGCAACCGCCGATCGGTGGCACGTCGTGCTCGACATCGCCCTTGAGGGTCATGCGCAGTTGGCCGCCGTGCTCGGGCTGCCAATCCTGGTTGAGGTAGATCACCGCTGAGACCATGCGCCGGTCGTCATCGCGAAAGCGGTCGAGGTGCTTGCGATAGAAAGCACCCGGTGGATACAGGGCGAAGTGGCACTCGAAGTCCTCAAGGCCGAGGAACAACCCGCGATTAAGGGCCAGGCGCAGGCTGTCCATCAGCGCCAGGTAGTGGTCGCAAGGCTCGGCCTGGCCGGGCTCCAGCCACTGGATACGGTCGCCGCGGATGCCCTCGCGGACCTCCTGGGCAAGGCCCCGACCCACGGCTGCCGGCTCCAGCGCACCCTCGGCGGCGCGATTGCGGCACTCGGCCGCCAGCGCCAGGGTCAGAGACTCTGGAAGAAAGGTATTTTGCTGCGACCAGCCACGGGCGGCCAGGTCGTCGACGATGCGCAACAGCAGGGGGTCATCAGGGGATATGTGCATGTCGCGCATAGTATCGATCTGCCGCGAAATCCGACAGCGCCACTTGGCCGAGAGTATGCAATGGCTTCTCGACAAAGCCCCGCCATGGCAAGGACAATAGCGCCCTGCCGACAGGAGTCCTGAATGCGCCGTTTGTTTTTACTGCTGATGATGATCTGCACTACGCCTGTCTGGGCAGACAGCCTCGACCAACTCTACAAGGTCGCCGGCTGGCCCGAGCAGCGCGCCCACTTCACCGATGCCCTCGATGCCGCCCAGCAGCGCTATCGCAACAGCCTGCCGCCTGCGGTTTACCAGGCGCTGGTCAATAACAGCAATCAGCGCTTCCAGGCCCAGGCTGTGGATAAACGCGCCGAGGCCCAGCTGCGCGCCAATCTCAGCGATCCGGCCCCGGCCCTGGCCTTCTTCCAATCGCCGCTGGGGCGCAAGATCGTCGCCGCCGAACTGCTCGCCACCCGTCGCGACCAGTTGGCCAAGAATGCCAAGGGCCTGCCCAAGGTCCAGGCCAGCGATAACCGCCTGCTGATCATCGGCCACCTGGCCCAGGCCCTGCCGGCCCGCGAAGCCGGTGCCGAAGTGAGCCTGGCGATTGCCGGGGTCGCCGCCGACAGCCTCAGCCAGATGATCCCCGGCCTGCTCGGTGGCGGCCAGGCCCAGGGCCTGCTCGACGGCCAGCGCCAACGCCTGATGGAACAAATCGGCAGCGAACTGAACAACACCTTGCTGTACGTCTATCGCGACCTGTCCGATGCCGAGCTGGAAGAGTTCGCCACCTTTGCCGAGTCCGACGAAGGCAAGGCTTACTACAAGGCCGCCCTGGCGGCGATCCGTGCCGGCCTTGCGGTTGGCCAGGAAACCTCGCAGCTGAAGTGATCAGCCCAGGCGCTGGTCAATGAACTCGAAGTAGCGCGCGCGAATCGCCGGCAACTCGTTGGCCAGGTGATGCCGCGCTTCGGGAATCATCAGGATCCGCGGCGCGGCGAATTTCTCCCCCAGCACCTTGAGGTTGTACGGCCAGTCGACGGTCATGTCGCATTCGCCCTGAATGATCAGCGGCTGCCGCGGGCTGAGCGGCGCCGCTTCAATACGCTTGACCCAATCGAGCAACGCCCCCACCCAGGCCGTCGGCAGGCGTCTTGGCTGCAACGGGTCGGCCAGCAGGAACGGCAAAAAGGTCGGGTCGTTGCTGTTCTCGCTGAAGCGCCGCTCAATGCCGTTGACGAACGGCTTGAGCACCCGGTAGCTGAATTTCGACCAACGCCACGCCCGTGGCCGTACCAGCGGCGCGAGCAGGATCACCTCGCCCTGGGCCGGGCACTCGGCGCCGCGATGCAGCAGATGGTCGACGATGATCGCACCACCCGTGCTCTGCCCGAACAGATGCCACGGCTGCGGCAGCTCCAGGCTACGGGCCTGCTCGAACAGCGCTTGCAGCACCTGCTGGTAGGCACTGAAATCATCGATGCTGGCACGCTCGCCACTGGACAGCCCGTGCCCGGGAAGATCGCAGGAGATCACCGCATACTGCTGATCCAGCGCCCAATCGATGACATGCCGGTACAAGCCCATGTGGTCGTAAAAGCCGTGCAGCAGAATCAGCGTCGCCACGGGCGCCGCCGGCAACCACACCTGGCCGACCACCTCGAACCCTGCGGCGTCGAAACGCCCCAGCCAGCTCTGTGGGGCATCTTCACGGGCGGGCAGATCGAGCCCGTAGAAGCGCTGATAGGCCTGACCCTGCGTCGACAGTGGCTGCCGCGCCGCCAGGGATGACAGGCTGGCACGTAGGGAGTCGGGCTGAAATGACGCAGGCATAAAAGATTTCCAGACGCAAAAGCGGGTTATTGACCTGTGATATTCATCTGTCGCCGCCAGCATGGCAAGCTAGGCGACTTTTTTCGGACATTGCCGACATGCCCCGCTCGCCCCTGCGCACCCTGCTTGGCCTCTTGCTCGTCGCCTTCTGCGGCGCCGGCCTGTGGTGGGCCTACGACAGTTTCCAGAGCCGCTACCTGCGCACTTTCGACAACCAGACCGCGCTGTTCTCCGGCGACCGCCTGCAACTGCCGGCGAGCATTGCCGGCCCCGGCCCGATCCGCCTGGTGCACTTCTGGGACCCGGCCTGCCCGTGCAACGTCGGCAACCAGCAGCACCTGGGCGAGCTGATCGAGCACTTCGGCCCCCAGGGTGTTGAGTTCTATGTGGTGCAGAAACCCGGGACCCGCGGCCAGTTGCCCGCCACCCTCAGCGCGCTCAAACCGCTGAGCGAGCTGCCCGGCGCCGAGCACCTGCCGGCCACCCCCGGCGTAGCGATCTGGGACCGCAACGGCCAACTGGCCTACTTCGGCCCCTACAGCGAAGGCGCGACCTGCAATTCGAGCAACAGCTTCATCGAGCCCATCCTGCTCGCCTTGAGCCAGGGCCGGGCAGTCAGCGCCACGCACACCATGGCGGTGGGCTGCTACTGCCCCTGGCAGCCCTAGCGCGCCCGTGCAGGATTGCCAACCACGGTCGCACCCGCAGGCACATCGCGGGTAACCACGCTACCGGCGCCAATCACCGCGTTATCGCCCACGGTTACCCCCGGCAGGATGATCGCGCCGCCGCCAATCCAGACGTTACTGCCGATCTTCACCGGCCGCCCGCTTTCCAGGCCGCTGCGGCGCAGTTCCGGGTCCAGTGGGTGATCGGCGGTGTAGATCTGTACCGCCGGGCCGATCTGGCAGTCATCGCCGATACTCACCGGGGTAACGTCGAGGATCACGCAGTTGAAGTTCATGAACACGTTGGCGCCGACGCTGATGTTGTAGCCATAGTCGCAGTAGAACGGCGGGCGAATCACTGCACCGTCACCGACCTCGCCGAAATGCTCGAGCAACAACCCGTGGCGCTGCTCGTTGAGCAGGTCGGCGCTGTTGTTGTAGCGCTGCATCCAGTGCTTGTTGGCAATCTGTTCGGCCTGCAACTGCGGGCAACTGGCGTGATAGAGCTGGCCGCTGAGCATTTTCTGCTTTTCACTGAGATTCATCTGGCCTCCTTTGGGGCTATCCTCTGTCCGTCTTTACCTCGATGATCGGACCACAAGATCCGCTAAAAAGTACAAGGAGTCACGATGAAGCGCAGCCTGACCTTACTCGCCGTGGTCATTGCCGCGGCCGCCGGCGGCGGTTACTGGTACGTGCACGGCAAGCTGCCGCAACGCGCAGGCGAGGTCATCCTGAGCAGCCTGCAGGCGCCGGTCAGCGTGCGCTATGACGCCCGCGGCGTGCCGCATATCCAGGCGCAGAACGAGGCCGACCTGTACCGTGCCCTTGGCTATGTACATGCCCAGGACCGCCTGTTCCAGATGGAGATCATCCGCCGCCTGGCCCGCGGCGAGCTGGCCGAAATCCTCGGCAGCAAACTGCTAGGTACCGACACCCTGTTCCGCAGCCTGCGCATTCGCGAGCAGGCTGAGCTGTATGTCGAACGCCAGGACAAAACCTCGCCGGCCTGGCTTGCCCTGCAGGCTTACCTGGACGGTGTGAATGCCTGGCAGGACAGCCATCCCAAGCCGATGGAGTTCGACGTGCTGGGCATCAAGCCCCGGCCCTTCACCGCCCAGGACACCATCAGCATCGCCGGCTACATGGCCTACAGCTTTGCCGCGGCGTTTCGCACCGAACCTGCACTGACCTACATCCGTGACCAACTGGGCGCCGACTACCTGAAGATCTTCGACCTGGACTGGAACCCGCAAGGCGCCCTGGCCAGCAAGCCAGCCCTGGCTGCCAGCGACTGGCAAAGCCTGCAGCAGCTGGCGCAACTCAGCCAGCAAGCCCTGAGCGATGCCGGCATTCCCCAGTACGAAGGCAGCAACGCCTGGGCGATTGCCGGCAGCCGCACCCGCAGCGGCAAGCCGCTGCTGGCCGGCGACCCACACATCAGTTTCGCCGTGCCGTCGGTGTGGTACGAGGCGGAACTGACCGCACCGGGCTTCAACCTCTATGGCTATCACCAGGCGCTGAACCCCTTCGCGTCGCTGGGGCACAACCGCGACTTCGGCTGGAGCCTGACCATGTTCCAGAACGACGACGTCGACCTGATTGCCGAACAGGTCAACCCCGACAACCCCGAGCAGGTGAAGATCAACGGCCAGTGGCAGACCCTGGTCCAGACCCAGGACCAGATCGTGGTGAAAGACCAAGCGCCGGTGAACATCACGTTGCGCCGCTCGCCTCATGGGCCGATCGTCAATCCAGTGCTGGGCGACACTGCGGGGCCGACGCCGATTGCCGTGTGGTGGGCATTC carries:
- a CDS encoding DUF523 domain-containing protein, with product MHKVLVSACLLGQPVRYDGRASGHPDLLQQWQAEGRVVPLCPEVAGGLPTPRPPAEIPGGQGAAVLDGDTQVLTVTGEDVSAQFLAGAQLALALVRRHGIGIAVLKSGSPSCGNALTYDGTFSGAKVAGEGVTTALLRRAGVQVFSELELEAAELALKQL
- a CDS encoding DUF2059 domain-containing protein; the encoded protein is MRRLFLLLMMICTTPVWADSLDQLYKVAGWPEQRAHFTDALDAAQQRYRNSLPPAVYQALVNNSNQRFQAQAVDKRAEAQLRANLSDPAPALAFFQSPLGRKIVAAELLATRRDQLAKNAKGLPKVQASDNRLLIIGHLAQALPAREAGAEVSLAIAGVAADSLSQMIPGLLGGGQAQGLLDGQRQRLMEQIGSELNNTLLYVYRDLSDAELEEFATFAESDEGKAYYKAALAAIRAGLAVGQETSQLK
- a CDS encoding transporter substrate-binding domain-containing protein, whose product is MRFAIGVLLATLLSPWAQAELIDDVNDRGELRIAVEANMAPFSFKENDKLSGFEVELGQLLANELDVRAEFVVVESKDVLQGVESGSYDIALNHIAATPELKERLDFSEPYAYSSAQLIVRKEEKRPLSTLAALKGHSLGVVQGSQFAEQARVVEGVDLRSYPDAKQPIKDVANDQIDAAISDRLLVPYAIRDSQQPVSKGATVGPILSLAIPFQKGNPAFQNSLDGALQRIKADGRLSELSQKWFGMDASKPPKQ
- a CDS encoding DUF6436 domain-containing protein is translated as MPRSPLRTLLGLLLVAFCGAGLWWAYDSFQSRYLRTFDNQTALFSGDRLQLPASIAGPGPIRLVHFWDPACPCNVGNQQHLGELIEHFGPQGVEFYVVQKPGTRGQLPATLSALKPLSELPGAEHLPATPGVAIWDRNGQLAYFGPYSEGATCNSSNSFIEPILLALSQGRAVSATHTMAVGCYCPWQP
- a CDS encoding DUF4399 domain-containing protein, whose translation is MKSLFSRAAVAGLLMGVSAFAAAADGLKSQEPPKDAKVFIVSPADGATVDKTFTVKFGIEGMELKPAGDQTPHTGHHHLLVDVDKEPAADQVLPTSLLPENNAPLAAGPQVLHFGKAQTEVKLTLTPGKHTLQLVLGDKFHVPFKPSVESKKITVTVK
- a CDS encoding alpha/beta hydrolase — translated: MPASFQPDSLRASLSSLAARQPLSTQGQAYQRFYGLDLPAREDAPQSWLGRFDAAGFEVVGQVWLPAAPVATLILLHGFYDHMGLYRHVIDWALDQQYAVISCDLPGHGLSSGERASIDDFSAYQQVLQALFEQARSLELPQPWHLFGQSTGGAIIVDHLLHRGAECPAQGEVILLAPLVRPRAWRWSKFSYRVLKPFVNGIERRFSENSNDPTFLPFLLADPLQPRRLPTAWVGALLDWVKRIEAAPLSPRQPLIIQGECDMTVDWPYNLKVLGEKFAAPRILMIPEARHHLANELPAIRARYFEFIDQRLG
- a CDS encoding 2OG-Fe(II) oxygenase gives rise to the protein MRDMHISPDDPLLLRIVDDLAARGWSQQNTFLPESLTLALAAECRNRAAEGALEPAAVGRGLAQEVREGIRGDRIQWLEPGQAEPCDHYLALMDSLRLALNRGLFLGLEDFECHFALYPPGAFYRKHLDRFRDDDRRMVSAVIYLNQDWQPEHGGQLRMTLKGDVEHDVPPIGGCLVVFLSGEVPHEVLPAHRDRLSLTGWFRRRGNEPF
- a CDS encoding sugar O-acetyltransferase, yielding MNLSEKQKMLSGQLYHASCPQLQAEQIANKHWMQRYNNSADLLNEQRHGLLLEHFGEVGDGAVIRPPFYCDYGYNISVGANVFMNFNCVILDVTPVSIGDDCQIGPAVQIYTADHPLDPELRRSGLESGRPVKIGSNVWIGGGAIILPGVTVGDNAVIGAGSVVTRDVPAGATVVGNPARAR